The nucleotide sequence CCTCCTGCGTCGTCTCGGGAAAGACGACGATGTCGGGCGGTAGGCTCCGGTAATGCGACTCGCTCTGCCCATGCTGATCGAGCACGCCGCGCGCAACGCTCGCGCGCGGGCCGATCATGCCGGTGAGGCGTTCGGCCAATATGCTCGTGCTGACCCGCGGTCCCATCCTGCTCCCCGTCTGCTCCCTGCGACCGGACTCTTGTTGGTCCGGCACCGTTTTAGCTTATGCGGCTCTTGCGTTGGTCGCGAGCTGCTTCAGACCGAAATCGTAGTTGAGATGAAAATACTCGCTGTCCACCATGCGACCATCCGGCGCACGGCCGGCGGGGTGCCTGACGAATTCGCGGATCAGGCTGTCCTTGACGCCGAACACCACGTCGGAGTCGAGATACTGGTCGCCGGCGACGAACACGTGCGTCACGAGCTGCTCGAAGCCGGGCGCCGAGATCATGAAATGCACATGCGCTGGGCGCCAGGGATGGCGGCCCTGCACCTCCAGCATCTCGCCGACCGGACCGTCATGCGGAATCGGATAAGCCGCCGGCTTGATCGACCAGAAATGGAAGCGGCCGTTGGCGTCGGTGTGGAAGCGCGCGCGCATCGCGAGATCGCCGATGTCGTCGAGCTGCTGCACGTCGTAATAGCCGTCATCGTCGGAGTGCCAGACGTCAACGACGGCGCCCGCAAGTGGTTGTCCATCGACCGTCGAGACCGAGCCGGTGACCAGCATCGGATCGCCTTCCATCGGACCCGAGATGACTGCGCCGATCTCCTTCTCCGGCGCGGCCTGGACGAAGAACGGGCCGAGCACCGTGGTCTCGGTCGCGCCTTCCGGCACCGGATGGTTGATCGCATCGACCAGCATGGAGACGCCGAGCGTGTCCGACAGCAGGATGA is from Bradyrhizobium xenonodulans and encodes:
- a CDS encoding intradiol ring-cleavage dioxygenase — protein: MRNFNENTITDAVLERIAGATDLRIKQVSEALVRHLHAFVREVRPTQKEWEYGIDFLTRTGHMCDDKRQEFILLSDTLGVSMLVDAINHPVPEGATETTVLGPFFVQAAPEKEIGAVISGPMEGDPMLVTGSVSTVDGQPLAGAVVDVWHSDDDGYYDVQQLDDIGDLAMRARFHTDANGRFHFWSIKPAAYPIPHDGPVGEMLEVQGRHPWRPAHVHFMISAPGFEQLVTHVFVAGDQYLDSDVVFGVKDSLIREFVRHPAGRAPDGRMVDSEYFHLNYDFGLKQLATNARAA